One Mycolicibacterium crocinum DNA window includes the following coding sequences:
- a CDS encoding adenylate/guanylate cyclase domain-containing protein — MPLQRTHRVLEWLTQQSAQAPATPEYGSWLLGRVSESQRRRRIRIQIILTVFVVVANLIGVAVAMSVITFAIPVPNIFEGRARPIITIVAPVYVGVAVIIGWIWATRRVLDALRWAIEDRDPTPRDLRNTFSAPWRLTVIPLVLWGVGAALLTTLFGLVDTGYIPKMLFGITFSGIVVSASCYFFTEFALRPVAAQALESGKPEHRGGPGVLGRTIMAWVLGSCVPVAGIALAAGFTLTLRNMTVTQLAFAVLLLAGAAAIFGFILILIASWLIATPVQVVRAAMQRVEDGDLDAHVVVFDGTELGELQRGFNTMVEGLHERDRVRDLFGRHVGRDVALAAEKRNINLGGEECWAAVLFVDIVGSTQVVGSRPPVQVVELLNKFFGVVVDEVERCDGLINKFEGDGALAVFGAPVAQEQPATNALAAARAIAERLRREVPEISVGIGVAAGIVVAGNIGSHHRFEYTVIGDPVHEASRLCEMAKKTGAGLLASGPALEAADAAEQRFWKLDDEVTLRGRSTPTRLAVPATTTEE; from the coding sequence ATGCCGCTACAACGCACGCATCGAGTCCTGGAGTGGCTCACCCAGCAGAGCGCCCAGGCACCGGCCACGCCGGAGTACGGCTCCTGGCTGTTGGGCCGCGTCTCGGAGAGCCAGCGCCGTCGGCGCATCCGTATTCAGATCATCCTCACGGTGTTCGTGGTGGTGGCCAACCTCATCGGCGTCGCGGTCGCGATGTCGGTGATCACCTTCGCCATCCCGGTGCCCAATATCTTCGAGGGCCGCGCACGGCCGATCATCACCATCGTGGCCCCGGTCTATGTCGGGGTCGCGGTGATCATCGGCTGGATCTGGGCCACCCGTCGCGTCCTCGACGCACTGCGCTGGGCGATCGAGGACCGCGATCCGACGCCGCGCGACCTGCGCAACACCTTCAGCGCCCCGTGGCGGCTGACCGTTATCCCGTTGGTGCTGTGGGGTGTTGGCGCGGCGTTGCTGACCACCCTGTTCGGCTTAGTCGACACCGGATACATCCCGAAGATGTTGTTCGGGATCACGTTCAGCGGGATCGTGGTGTCGGCCAGCTGCTACTTCTTTACCGAATTCGCGCTGCGGCCGGTGGCTGCGCAGGCCCTCGAAAGCGGTAAGCCCGAGCATCGGGGCGGCCCGGGAGTGCTGGGTCGCACGATCATGGCGTGGGTGCTGGGATCCTGCGTGCCGGTCGCGGGAATCGCTTTGGCGGCGGGCTTCACCCTGACCCTTCGCAACATGACGGTCACCCAGTTGGCGTTCGCCGTGCTGCTCTTGGCCGGTGCCGCAGCGATATTCGGCTTCATCCTGATCCTGATCGCGTCGTGGTTGATCGCCACGCCGGTGCAGGTGGTGCGCGCCGCGATGCAGCGCGTCGAAGACGGTGACCTCGACGCGCATGTGGTGGTCTTCGACGGCACCGAACTCGGCGAGTTGCAGCGCGGTTTCAACACGATGGTCGAGGGCCTGCACGAGCGCGACCGCGTGCGGGACCTGTTCGGCCGCCATGTCGGACGCGACGTCGCCTTGGCTGCGGAGAAACGCAACATCAACCTCGGCGGCGAAGAATGTTGGGCCGCAGTGTTATTCGTCGACATAGTCGGATCGACACAGGTCGTGGGCAGCCGGCCGCCGGTGCAGGTCGTCGAACTGCTCAACAAGTTCTTCGGTGTCGTGGTCGACGAGGTCGAGCGCTGCGACGGCCTGATCAACAAGTTCGAAGGCGACGGCGCGCTGGCGGTGTTCGGCGCGCCGGTGGCCCAGGAGCAGCCCGCCACCAACGCGCTCGCCGCCGCCCGGGCGATCGCCGAGCGCCTGCGCCGCGAGGTGCCCGAGATCTCGGTGGGCATCGGGGTGGCCGCAGGCATCGTGGTGGCCGGCAATATCGGGTCGCATCATCGGTTCGAATACACCGTCATCGGCGACCCCGTGCACGAGGCGTCCCGGCTGTGCGAGATGGCGAAGAAGACCGGCGCCGGACTGCTCGCCTCGGGTCCCGCGCTCGAAGCTGCCGACGCCGCCGAGCAACGCTTCTGGAAACTCGACGACGAGGTCACGCTGCGCGGGCGGTCGACGCCCACCCGGCTGGCCGTACCCGCGACGACCACTGAGGAATGA
- a CDS encoding hemophore-related protein: MKIAEAAGTRRTLGFCLGAVAAGLASAVIAAPAAVAAPDCSKPAVDAQVAQSQGAIQGYLNSHPDGQRMLMTAALQPRAQASATLQAYAQSNPQEYQEFTALLAPLGTLQKQCGVQVIPPQYQWAFDQFVG; encoded by the coding sequence ATGAAGATCGCTGAAGCCGCCGGAACCCGGCGCACGCTCGGCTTCTGTCTCGGCGCTGTCGCGGCAGGTTTGGCCTCGGCCGTCATCGCCGCACCGGCCGCCGTCGCCGCACCGGACTGCAGCAAGCCTGCCGTCGATGCCCAGGTCGCCCAGTCGCAGGGCGCGATCCAGGGCTACCTCAACAGCCACCCGGACGGACAGCGGATGCTGATGACCGCGGCGCTGCAGCCGCGCGCTCAGGCCAGTGCCACCCTGCAGGCCTACGCCCAGTCCAACCCGCAGGAGTACCAGGAGTTCACCGCACTGCTGGCCCCGCTGGGCACCCTGCAGAAGCAGTGCGGCGTCCAGGTCATCCCGCCGCAGTACCAGTGGGCGTTCGACCAGTTCGTCGGCTGA
- a CDS encoding alpha/beta hydrolase encodes MPSSERPPVDAILQKVLEAVPFQLTVDGGIEEARRRLRDLPRRQVHPDLRVENHQIDGPAGPIPIRVYWPDDVDRPPVTMYFHGGGFAVGDLDTHDGTAREHAVAAGTLVVSVDYRLAPEHPYPAAVDDVWAATQWVAENADRFGADASRLAVAGDSAGGTLSAVVTQLARDNSGPPIAFQLLWYPSTMWDNSLPSFAENAEAPVLDNAAIEAFTKWYAGNVDLKNPPVGLAPGRAADLSGLPPAYIAVAGHDPLRDDGARYAELLSASGVTVDLHLADTLVHGYLGYAGVVPAATEATDRGLAALRAALHV; translated from the coding sequence ATGCCCAGCTCGGAGAGACCGCCGGTGGATGCCATCTTGCAGAAGGTACTGGAAGCGGTTCCCTTTCAGTTGACCGTTGACGGCGGAATCGAGGAGGCGCGCCGCCGCCTGCGGGACTTGCCGCGCCGCCAGGTGCACCCTGACCTGCGGGTGGAAAACCACCAGATCGACGGGCCCGCAGGCCCGATTCCGATCCGGGTGTACTGGCCGGATGACGTCGACCGGCCGCCGGTGACCATGTACTTCCACGGCGGCGGGTTCGCCGTCGGCGACCTCGACACCCACGACGGCACGGCCCGCGAGCACGCCGTGGCCGCGGGCACTCTGGTGGTGTCGGTCGACTACCGGCTGGCCCCCGAGCACCCCTATCCCGCGGCGGTCGACGACGTCTGGGCCGCCACCCAATGGGTGGCGGAGAACGCCGACCGGTTCGGCGCGGACGCCTCGCGGCTGGCCGTGGCCGGCGACTCGGCGGGTGGCACGCTGTCCGCTGTCGTGACGCAGCTGGCCCGGGACAACAGCGGGCCGCCGATCGCGTTTCAGCTGCTCTGGTACCCGTCGACGATGTGGGACAACTCGCTGCCGTCGTTCGCCGAGAACGCCGAGGCGCCGGTGCTCGACAACGCCGCCATCGAGGCCTTCACCAAGTGGTATGCCGGCAATGTCGACCTCAAAAACCCGCCGGTCGGGCTGGCGCCGGGCCGCGCGGCCGACCTGTCCGGGCTACCGCCGGCCTACATCGCCGTCGCCGGTCACGACCCGTTGCGCGACGACGGCGCCCGTTACGCCGAGTTACTGAGCGCCTCAGGTGTAACAGTCGACCTGCATTTGGCCGACACACTGGTGCACGGCTACCTCGGTTACGCCGGGGTGGTACCGGCCGCCACCGAGGCGACCGACCGTGGATTAGCCGCTCTGCGCGCAGCGTTGCACGTCTGA
- a CDS encoding lysoplasmalogenase: MKSPYLRTLTTWWAAAAAVAVGYGIFLAVAALTLPHDAVLTGRFPGQPAVKALAAVLLAVAALWHPIIRERRWLVAALLFSAGGDFFLAMPWWQPSFVLGLGSFLVAHLCYLGALLPLRAPTPPRLAAAAVVVVACVGLLLWFWPRLVSDGLTIPVILYMAVLAAMVCAALVAKLPTPWTALGAVCFAVSDGMIGIGRFVLDSQALEVPIWWVYATSQVLITAGFFFGRAAAD; this comes from the coding sequence ATGAAGTCACCGTACTTACGGACACTGACAACGTGGTGGGCAGCCGCTGCCGCCGTCGCGGTCGGCTACGGAATCTTCCTGGCGGTCGCGGCGCTGACGCTGCCGCACGACGCGGTCCTCACCGGCCGGTTCCCGGGCCAGCCCGCCGTCAAGGCGCTGGCGGCCGTGCTGCTCGCGGTGGCCGCGCTGTGGCATCCGATCATCCGGGAGCGTCGCTGGCTGGTCGCGGCGCTGCTGTTCTCCGCCGGCGGTGACTTCTTCCTCGCGATGCCGTGGTGGCAGCCCTCGTTCGTGCTCGGCCTCGGCTCGTTCCTGGTGGCACACCTCTGCTACCTCGGCGCGCTGCTGCCGCTGCGCGCCCCCACCCCACCACGTCTGGCGGCCGCGGCCGTCGTCGTTGTTGCCTGTGTCGGTTTGCTGCTCTGGTTCTGGCCGCGGCTGGTGTCGGACGGCCTGACCATTCCGGTGATCCTCTACATGGCAGTGCTGGCGGCGATGGTGTGCGCGGCGCTGGTGGCCAAGCTGCCCACCCCGTGGACGGCGCTGGGGGCGGTGTGTTTCGCCGTCTCCGACGGGATGATCGGCATCGGCCGGTTCGTGCTCGATTCGCAGGCTCTCGAGGTGCCGATCTGGTGGGTGTACGCCACCTCGCAGGTACTGATCACCGCGGGCTTCTTCTTCGGCCGGGCGGCGGCCGACTAA
- a CDS encoding primosomal protein N': MPIRRAAEHEPIARVLPMLSVPHLDREFDYLVSTEQSDDAQPGVRVRVRFHGRLVDAFVLERRSDTDHVGQLGWLDRVISAEPVLTQEVRRLVDAVAARYAGTRPDVLRLAIPPRHARAEKTQADAPLLPVVEPVDPAGWGRYARGEQFLTALSEGRAARAVWQALPGEQWCDRIAEAAAAAVGGGYGVLAVVPDQRDIDALWRAATARIDPAAVVALSAGLGPSARYRRWLSALRGHARLVIGTRSAVFAPVDRLGLVIVWDDGDDTLAEPRAPYPHAREVAMLRAHQLRCAAVIGGYARTAEAHALVRSGWAHDLVAPRPLVRAAAPRVVALDDERYAEERDPAARSARLPSLALRAARAALEQEAPVLIQVPRRGYVPSVACARCRTIARCRHCMGPLSLSERDAAGAVCRWCGRMDTALRCRRCGSDAIRAVVVGARRTAEEMGRAFPGTPVITSAGDAVHTEIEPGPALVVATPGAEPHVPGGYGAALLLDSWALLGRQDLRAAEDTLRRWMAAAAQVRPRGDGGVVAVVAESAIPTVQALIKWDPVGHAEAELEARAEVGLPPSVHMAAVDGGAAAVGALLDHAELPEDADQLGPVDLPPGVRRPPATAPGEPVIRMLVRVGRDEGLALAASLRSAIAIASARHDHEAVRVQIDPLHIG; the protein is encoded by the coding sequence ATGCCGATCCGGCGCGCCGCCGAGCACGAACCCATCGCCCGGGTGCTGCCGATGTTGTCGGTGCCGCACCTCGACCGTGAGTTCGACTACCTGGTGTCGACCGAACAGTCCGACGACGCCCAGCCCGGCGTGCGGGTACGGGTCCGCTTCCACGGCCGGCTGGTCGATGCCTTCGTGCTCGAACGTCGTTCTGACACCGACCATGTCGGCCAGCTCGGCTGGCTGGACCGGGTGATCTCGGCCGAGCCGGTGCTCACTCAAGAGGTCCGCAGGCTCGTCGACGCGGTCGCCGCGCGCTACGCGGGCACCCGCCCCGACGTCCTGCGGCTGGCCATTCCGCCGCGTCATGCCCGGGCCGAGAAGACTCAGGCTGATGCGCCGCTGCTGCCGGTCGTCGAGCCCGTCGACCCGGCCGGCTGGGGCCGATACGCCCGCGGCGAACAGTTCCTCACCGCCCTCAGTGAGGGCCGGGCCGCCCGCGCGGTGTGGCAGGCGCTGCCCGGTGAGCAGTGGTGCGATCGGATCGCCGAGGCGGCCGCGGCCGCGGTCGGCGGCGGCTACGGGGTGCTGGCCGTGGTTCCCGACCAGCGCGACATCGACGCGCTATGGCGGGCCGCCACGGCCCGGATCGACCCGGCCGCCGTCGTCGCGCTGTCGGCCGGCCTCGGTCCGTCGGCGCGGTACCGGCGCTGGCTGTCCGCGCTGCGCGGGCACGCCCGGCTGGTCATCGGGACCCGCAGCGCGGTGTTCGCGCCGGTCGACCGGCTCGGCCTGGTCATCGTCTGGGATGACGGCGACGACACCCTCGCCGAACCGCGGGCTCCCTATCCGCACGCCCGCGAGGTGGCGATGCTGCGGGCCCACCAGCTGCGGTGTGCGGCGGTGATCGGCGGCTACGCCCGCACCGCCGAGGCGCACGCGCTGGTGCGCAGCGGCTGGGCGCACGATCTGGTCGCGCCCCGGCCGTTGGTGCGGGCCGCCGCGCCACGAGTGGTCGCGCTCGACGACGAGCGCTACGCCGAGGAACGCGACCCCGCCGCGCGCTCGGCGCGGTTGCCGTCGCTCGCCTTGAGGGCCGCGCGCGCTGCGCTCGAGCAGGAGGCGCCGGTGCTGATCCAGGTGCCGCGCCGGGGCTACGTGCCATCGGTGGCGTGCGCGCGCTGCCGCACGATCGCGCGGTGCCGGCACTGCATGGGACCGCTGTCGCTGTCCGAGCGGGATGCCGCCGGGGCGGTGTGCCGGTGGTGCGGGCGGATGGACACCGCGCTGCGCTGCCGGCGCTGCGGCTCCGACGCGATCCGCGCGGTGGTCGTCGGGGCGCGGCGCACCGCCGAAGAGATGGGCCGAGCCTTCCCCGGCACGCCGGTCATCACCTCGGCCGGGGATGCCGTGCACACCGAGATCGAACCGGGGCCGGCCCTCGTCGTCGCGACCCCCGGCGCCGAGCCGCACGTGCCGGGCGGCTACGGCGCCGCGCTGCTGCTGGACAGCTGGGCGCTGCTCGGACGCCAGGACCTGCGGGCGGCCGAGGACACCCTGCGGCGCTGGATGGCGGCTGCCGCGCAGGTGCGGCCGCGCGGTGACGGCGGGGTGGTGGCGGTCGTCGCGGAATCGGCGATCCCGACCGTGCAGGCGCTGATCAAGTGGGATCCGGTGGGCCACGCCGAGGCCGAGTTGGAGGCGCGCGCCGAGGTCGGGCTGCCGCCCAGTGTGCACATGGCCGCGGTCGACGGCGGCGCGGCCGCGGTCGGCGCGCTGCTCGACCACGCCGAGCTCCCCGAGGACGCCGACCAGCTCGGACCCGTCGACCTGCCGCCGGGTGTCCGCCGGCCGCCTGCGACCGCACCCGGCGAACCCGTCATCCGGATGCTGGTGCGGGTCGGTCGCGACGAGGGTCTGGCACTGGCCGCTTCGCTGCGCAGCGCGATCGCGATCGCGAGCGCACGCCACGACCACGAGGCAGTTCGGGTACAGATCGATCCTTTGCACATAGGGTGA
- a CDS encoding DUF2207 domain-containing protein, with amino-acid sequence MKVTGRVIGLSITLLLIVIGLLWPLVFTGSSQGGPVSDPVVISDYHAEFVVDGNGRMDATEIITGEFPSGRHGIFRYWDVANLNNTHIRQPPQITEILLDDRPVPYTLSWESGKRFRVAKIGDPNSYLDYGTHVYRIRYTVDGVLDPGGTGAGKTFASTTGDPSSRSAFFWNVIAPAWNNVIERADISISLPGGVTGAQCSVGYGVGRACDNLTVSGDRVHLAASNLDPRTPVTVRAGVDVPTPARTELPWSYKWDPILGRSLPAMLWLLGASLAAGLGAYLWWRTTVEPSPGFPLQYAPPPGLGPVQCEYIRTEKVPANGLTATLFYLAERKLITLHQVSDKKWTITGSAPYDAWADIDPVSVDVAGALKVIGPDARFDANGTVTAGKKLSRAKEDMAAAVKKWAFDGLMEKRSKELWLRFFNVIALLLAACGFFNWLFFPITLWGLPFALFFLFSARSWTDGVGSRRTAAGRELWSQAGGFHRMLSTDSAEARFDFAAHKDLYTAYIPFAVAGGVAALWARKYQTATGQVDPQPEWYHSSSGTSWHAATSGGASFDSFESALSSSIGAYTASQSSSSSSSGGGGFSSGGGGGGGGGGGGGSW; translated from the coding sequence ATGAAGGTGACCGGCCGGGTCATCGGGTTGTCGATCACCTTGTTGCTCATCGTCATCGGGTTGCTGTGGCCGCTGGTCTTCACCGGGAGTTCGCAGGGCGGCCCGGTGTCGGACCCGGTCGTCATCTCCGACTATCACGCCGAGTTCGTCGTCGACGGGAACGGCCGGATGGACGCCACCGAGATCATCACCGGCGAATTTCCCAGCGGGCGCCACGGCATCTTCCGGTACTGGGACGTCGCGAACCTCAACAACACCCACATCCGTCAGCCGCCCCAGATCACCGAGATCCTTCTCGACGACCGCCCGGTGCCCTACACGCTGTCCTGGGAGAGCGGAAAACGCTTCCGGGTGGCCAAGATCGGCGATCCGAACAGCTATCTGGACTACGGCACGCACGTCTACCGGATCCGCTACACCGTCGACGGTGTCCTCGACCCGGGCGGCACCGGGGCAGGCAAGACGTTCGCGTCGACGACCGGCGATCCGTCGTCGCGCTCGGCGTTCTTCTGGAATGTCATCGCTCCGGCCTGGAACAACGTCATCGAGCGGGCCGACATCTCGATCTCGCTGCCCGGCGGAGTGACCGGCGCCCAATGCTCGGTCGGCTACGGCGTCGGTCGCGCCTGCGACAACCTGACCGTCAGCGGTGACCGGGTTCATCTGGCGGCGAGCAATCTGGATCCGCGGACGCCGGTGACGGTGCGCGCCGGCGTCGACGTGCCCACCCCGGCGCGCACCGAGCTGCCGTGGAGCTATAAGTGGGATCCGATCCTGGGCCGGTCGCTACCCGCGATGCTGTGGCTGCTCGGTGCCTCCCTGGCCGCCGGTCTCGGCGCCTACCTGTGGTGGCGGACGACGGTCGAACCCTCACCCGGGTTCCCGCTGCAGTACGCGCCGCCGCCCGGCCTCGGCCCCGTGCAGTGCGAGTACATCCGCACCGAGAAGGTGCCGGCCAACGGCCTGACGGCGACCCTGTTCTACCTCGCAGAGCGCAAGCTCATCACCCTGCACCAGGTCAGCGACAAGAAGTGGACCATCACCGGCAGCGCCCCGTATGACGCCTGGGCCGACATCGATCCGGTCAGCGTGGATGTCGCCGGGGCGCTCAAGGTCATCGGCCCCGACGCCCGGTTCGACGCCAACGGCACCGTGACGGCAGGCAAGAAGCTGTCGCGCGCCAAGGAAGACATGGCCGCCGCGGTCAAGAAGTGGGCGTTCGACGGCCTGATGGAAAAACGCTCCAAGGAGCTGTGGCTGCGGTTCTTCAACGTCATCGCGCTGCTGCTGGCCGCGTGTGGGTTCTTCAACTGGTTGTTCTTCCCGATCACCTTGTGGGGTCTGCCGTTCGCGCTGTTCTTCCTGTTCTCGGCCCGGTCCTGGACCGACGGGGTGGGTAGCCGGCGCACCGCCGCGGGCCGCGAACTGTGGTCGCAGGCCGGCGGTTTCCACCGGATGCTGTCCACCGACTCCGCCGAGGCACGGTTCGATTTCGCCGCCCACAAGGACCTCTACACCGCCTACATCCCGTTCGCGGTGGCCGGCGGAGTGGCCGCGCTGTGGGCACGCAAGTACCAGACCGCGACCGGTCAGGTCGATCCGCAGCCCGAGTGGTATCACTCCTCGTCGGGCACCAGTTGGCATGCCGCGACCAGCGGGGGTGCTAGTTTCGACAGCTTCGAGTCGGCATTGTCGTCGTCGATCGGCGCGTACACCGCTTCGCAGTCCTCATCGTCGTCCAGCAGTGGAGGCGGCGGGTTCAGCAGTGGCGGCGGAGGCGGCGGCGGTGGCGGGGGAGGAGGCGGATCATGGTGA
- a CDS encoding LemA family protein, with protein sequence MVSFVLIVVLVLAVLVLIGFVLGYNKVRAADVRVDEALGGIDVQLTRRASLIPSLVQTVQTFAAHEKAILDHVADAQTALAAATAGKSVAQRSSAEKEFDNAVGQVLALGQTYPQLNSSNNFLNLQQNLADTEDKLAFARQYYNDAVATVNRLITTIPTMFVAPMAGVSQREFYQVPK encoded by the coding sequence ATGGTGAGCTTCGTGCTGATCGTGGTGCTGGTGCTCGCTGTCCTGGTGCTGATCGGATTCGTACTGGGCTACAACAAGGTTCGTGCGGCCGACGTCCGCGTCGACGAGGCGCTCGGCGGCATCGATGTGCAGCTCACCCGGCGGGCGTCCCTCATCCCCAGCCTCGTGCAGACCGTGCAGACGTTCGCCGCCCACGAGAAGGCGATCCTCGACCACGTCGCCGACGCGCAGACGGCGTTGGCGGCTGCGACTGCGGGAAAGTCTGTCGCGCAACGAAGTTCAGCCGAGAAGGAGTTCGACAACGCGGTCGGCCAGGTGCTGGCGCTGGGCCAGACCTATCCGCAGCTGAACTCGTCGAACAACTTCCTGAACCTGCAGCAGAACCTGGCCGATACCGAGGACAAGCTGGCGTTCGCCCGGCAGTACTACAACGACGCGGTGGCGACCGTGAACCGGCTGATCACCACGATTCCGACGATGTTCGTCGCACCGATGGCCGGGGTGTCGCAACGCGAGTTCTACCAGGTGCCAAAGTAG
- the fmt gene encoding methionyl-tRNA formyltransferase, whose product MRIVFAGTPEPALPSLQRLIDSPRHDVIAVLTRPDAAAGRRGKPAPSPVARLADEAGIPILRPARPNSPEFIAELTELAPECCAVVAYGALLSEALLAVPEHGWINLHFSLLPAWRGAAPVQAAVAAGDSVTGATTFLIEPSLDSGPVYGVVTETVRPTDTSGDLLDRLAESGAGLLEATLDGIGDGTLTPVPQPAEGVSLAPKITVEQARVSWDLPAHVVDRRIRAVTPNPGAWTMIGDLRVKVGPVTVDESAAPLAPGQIAVDRSGVRVGTASQPVLLGQVQPPGKKLMNAADWARGARLDETVRAS is encoded by the coding sequence ATGCGAATCGTTTTCGCCGGCACACCCGAACCGGCACTGCCGTCGCTGCAGCGGCTGATCGACTCACCGCGCCACGACGTGATCGCGGTGCTCACCCGTCCGGACGCCGCCGCCGGCCGTCGCGGCAAGCCCGCGCCGTCACCAGTCGCACGGCTGGCCGACGAGGCGGGTATCCCGATCCTGCGCCCGGCGCGGCCGAACTCACCGGAGTTCATCGCCGAGCTGACCGAACTGGCGCCGGAGTGCTGCGCGGTGGTGGCCTACGGCGCGCTGCTGTCCGAGGCGCTACTGGCCGTGCCGGAACACGGGTGGATCAACCTGCATTTCTCGCTGCTGCCGGCCTGGCGGGGTGCCGCGCCGGTGCAGGCCGCGGTTGCCGCCGGCGATTCGGTCACTGGCGCAACGACTTTCCTGATCGAGCCGAGCCTGGATTCCGGGCCGGTGTACGGGGTGGTCACCGAAACGGTCCGCCCAACCGACACGTCCGGTGATCTGCTCGACCGGCTGGCGGAATCGGGTGCGGGTCTGCTGGAGGCGACGCTGGACGGGATCGGTGACGGCACGCTGACGCCGGTGCCGCAGCCTGCCGAGGGGGTCAGCCTGGCACCGAAGATCACCGTCGAGCAGGCGCGGGTGTCCTGGGACCTGCCCGCGCACGTCGTCGACCGCCGGATCCGTGCGGTGACGCCCAATCCCGGCGCCTGGACGATGATCGGCGACCTGCGGGTCAAGGTGGGCCCGGTGACCGTCGACGAGTCGGCCGCACCGCTGGCGCCGGGGCAGATCGCGGTGGACCGGTCGGGTGTGCGGGTCGGGACCGCGTCGCAGCCGGTGCTGCTCGGCCAGGTGCAGCCGCCCGGCAAGAAGCTGATGAACGCCGCCGACTGGGCGCGCGGCGCCCGGCTGGACGAGACGGTACGAGCGTCATGA
- a CDS encoding RsmB/NOP family class I SAM-dependent RNA methyltransferase yields the protein MSERPDKRKPQSGKSFQKRDRTGAPPGRDRTQQRPPRRPRRTPLDPARQAAFDVLRAVSERDAYANLVLPAMLAERGIHGRDAAFATELAYGSCRTLGLLDAVIAAAAGRPIDQIDPVLRDLLRLGSYQLLRTNVAEHAAVSTTVEQAGIEFDSVRAGFVNGVLRKIAGRDEASWVAELAPPKDTDPVGHLAFVHAHPRWIAQAFADALGAAAGELDATLAADDARPGVHLAARPGVLTAEELAAGVDGTVGRYSPYAVYLGGGDPGRLSAVREGKALVQDEGSQLVARALTLAPLVGEDGGRWLDLCSGPGGKTALIAANGAQQGGTVTAIEPAPRRAELVEQNTRGLPVEVLRVDGRESALQPGSFDRVLVDAPCTGLGALRRRPEARWRRTPADVPVLAKLQRELLAAAIALVRPGGVVLYATCSPHLAETVGVVSDALRRHRVTALDTRPLFAPAEQLGDGPHVQLWPHRHGTDAMFAAALQKTV from the coding sequence ATGAGTGAGCGTCCGGACAAGCGAAAGCCGCAGAGCGGAAAGAGCTTTCAGAAACGTGACCGGACCGGCGCGCCACCCGGGCGGGACCGCACCCAACAACGTCCGCCGCGCCGACCTCGCCGCACCCCGCTGGACCCGGCCCGTCAGGCCGCGTTCGACGTCTTGCGTGCGGTGTCGGAACGGGACGCCTACGCGAACCTGGTGCTGCCTGCGATGCTGGCCGAGCGTGGCATCCACGGCCGCGATGCGGCGTTCGCCACCGAACTCGCCTACGGCAGCTGCCGCACCCTCGGCCTGCTCGATGCTGTCATCGCCGCCGCGGCCGGACGACCCATCGATCAGATCGATCCGGTGCTGCGGGACCTGTTGCGGCTCGGCAGCTATCAGCTGTTGCGGACCAACGTCGCCGAGCACGCCGCGGTGTCCACCACGGTCGAGCAGGCGGGTATCGAATTCGACAGTGTCCGAGCCGGTTTCGTCAACGGAGTGCTGCGGAAAATCGCCGGCCGTGACGAAGCGTCCTGGGTGGCCGAGCTGGCGCCGCCGAAAGACACCGACCCGGTCGGGCACCTGGCGTTCGTGCACGCCCACCCGCGCTGGATCGCCCAGGCGTTCGCCGATGCGCTCGGCGCCGCCGCCGGTGAACTGGACGCCACCCTGGCCGCCGACGACGCCCGCCCTGGCGTACACCTCGCGGCACGCCCAGGTGTGCTGACCGCCGAAGAACTCGCCGCCGGCGTCGACGGGACCGTCGGGCGCTACTCGCCGTACGCGGTGTATCTCGGCGGCGGCGATCCGGGCCGGCTGTCGGCCGTACGCGAGGGAAAGGCGCTGGTGCAGGACGAGGGCAGCCAGCTGGTGGCCCGCGCGCTGACGCTGGCGCCGCTGGTCGGCGAGGACGGCGGCCGCTGGCTGGACCTGTGTTCGGGGCCGGGCGGCAAGACCGCGCTGATCGCAGCGAACGGCGCGCAGCAGGGCGGCACCGTTACCGCGATCGAACCGGCTCCGCGACGCGCCGAGCTGGTCGAGCAGAACACCCGCGGCCTGCCGGTCGAGGTGCTGCGGGTGGACGGCCGCGAGTCCGCGCTACAGCCGGGCAGCTTCGACCGCGTGCTGGTCGACGCACCCTGCACCGGGCTGGGGGCGCTGCGACGCCGTCCGGAGGCCCGCTGGCGGCGCACCCCGGCTGACGTGCCGGTGCTGGCCAAACTGCAGCGCGAACTGCTGGCCGCCGCGATCGCTCTGGTCCGTCCCGGCGGGGTGGTGCTCTACGCCACCTGCTCGCCTCATCTGGCCGAGACCGTCGGGGTGGTGTCCGATGCGCTGCGCCGCCATCGCGTCACCGCGCTGGACACCCGGCCGCTGTTCGCCCCGGCCGAGCAGCTCGGCGACGGGCCGCACGTGCAGCTGTGGCCGCACCGGCACGGCACCGACGCCATGTTCGCGGCCGCTCTGCAGAAGACTGTTTAA